One Huiozyma naganishii CBS 8797 chromosome 4, complete genome genomic region harbors:
- the PRS1 gene encoding ribose phosphate diphosphokinase subunit PRS1 (similar to Saccharomyces cerevisiae PRS1 (YKL181W); ancestral locus Anc_4.278): MRKCKVFVGNSHPELGRLVCGRLGIEPAPCTLKKFANGETSVQIGVSVRDEDVYVIQSGSPTINDHIMELLILVSACRGGSAKKITAVIPQFPYSKQSKMKKHRGAITARMLANLLVMAGADHVVSMDLHASQMQGFFSKPVDNLYGGPSLARWIRENVPDYENAVVVSKNAGGTKRVTALADSLKINFAMIHTDRRRSKDLYSQNKDLKQLKLRKQSMLRKNRPIVRPGDNPDEEENIILTNGIQTARIRNGHVIGDDEIDDIEVEVAMESDEDDLSLAATDSHAFALGGTYDAVDSEDDEDEGPSQVPKEKLITLVGNVQGRAAIILDDMIDRPSSFISAAEHLVQNCGAKRVYVVATHGIFTGNCLEELEKCQYIHQIIVTNTYPIPVAHLQSCKKLVVIDVSPIFAECIRRDHYGESISVLFDSLATL, from the coding sequence ATGCGTAAGTGCAAAGTTTTTGTCGGTAATTCTCATCCTGAGCTAGGTAGGCTGGTTTGTGGGAGACTGGGTATTGAACCCGCTCCAtgcactttgaagaagtttgcTAATGGGGAGACGTCTGTTCAGATTGGTGTGTCTGTTCGTGACGAGGACGTGTACGTCATCCAGTCTGGTTCCCCCACAATTAATGACCACATCATGGAACTCCTTATATTGGTCTCCGCCTGCAGAGGTGGTTCCGCTAAGAAAATTACTGCCGTGATCCCACAGTTCCCTTACTCGAAGCAGAGTAAGATGAAGAAACACAGGGGTGCCATTACTGCGCGAATGTTGGCCAACCTGCTGGTCATGGCTGGAGCAGACCACGTTGTCTCCATGGACTTGCACGCCTCACAGATGCAAGGGTTTTTCTCCAAACCCGTGGACAACTTGTACGGTGGCCCAAGTTTGGCAAGGTGGATCAGAGAGAATGTCCCGGATTATGAGAACGCCGTTGTCGTTTCAAAAAACGCTGGCGGGACTAAAAGGGTCACCGCGCTGGCGGACTCCTTGAAGATCAACTTCGCAATGATCCACACCgatcgtcgtcgttctAAGGACTTGTACTCGCAGAATAAGGACTTGAAACAGCTGAAATTAAGAAAACAGTCCATGCTGAGGAAAAACAGACCCATTGTCAGGCCAGGTGACAATCctgatgaggaggaaaatATAATATTGACAAATGGGATCCAAACGGCAAGAATCCGTAATGGTCACGTTATTGGGGACGATGAAATAGACGATATTGAAGTGGAGGTCGCCATGGAATCGGACGAAGATGACTTGTCCCTTGCTGCCACAGACTCCCATGCGTTTGCCCTCGGCGGCACTTATGATGCAGTTGACTCAgaggatgacgaggacgagggTCCATCCCAGGTGCCAAAGGAGAAATTGATCACGCTTGTTGGTAACGTACAGGGTCGTGCCGCCATTATCCTGGACGATATGATCGACAGGCCAAGCTCTTTCATAAGTGCAGCAGAACATTTGGTTCAAAACTGTGGTGCTAAGAGGGTCTACGTCGTCGCAACTCACGGTATTTTCACAGGCAACTGTCtagaagaactggaaaagTGCCAATACATCCATCAGATCATCGTCACAAACACGTACCCAATCCCAGTGGCCCATTTACAGAGCTGCAAAAAACTGGTTGTAATCGATGTCTCACCTATATTTGCTGAATGTATTCGTCGTGACCACTACGGTGAAAGCATTTCCGTCCTCTTTGACTCATTAGCAACGTTATAG
- the VAM6 gene encoding Vam6p (similar to Saccharomyces cerevisiae VAM6 (YDL077C); ancestral locus Anc_4.274): protein MLRSTLVCKVNSPGITALLQITESDRLIVAKSSGAVEVYSTDKSTHSFKLFQTYPKLLNSLPANESIILDFLYSKELATIFGICKNDLVLLNSANLHLYDRIIDKRGIGESWIRELKLTGKSDETFTFLVYTTKNASPSKLRLLIWEGRTYTKMLEVSLPTSSASKNEIIKSINVTNAGDILIATSAAIYLWEFNSVVVLKLDQIYQRKYPSDMMTAAHDLQFECDELNIPKSRDDKSIRHDSSSVKTNSSNKSKFKIASLWRSRSSNFLSGSSADFRYSFRDERTNDIYVVDGRTKKLYALQLQMKEDRELIYLMASDHKQFFEWNSMFSSIHYLSSDILLLHNTRTMRFVDYENGFTFLEKDFEEGINQVRHMTGAYFIVWTKNDQIQLYHYQVDDMEDKSALSNDEISICGTNHDSYFYQLWRSVLFYRYFLTSKDSSELCASEHPQESLDVCAMKLRDLTVVWCLQIFDNLKTNMNRLRSQDHKEPNDKVIDMVKHAENVIIRDIFGFFIEFWAPPQLVILKTFPTAISYLVEALTGQEHKCISNEEETINEGYSIPAHLIKKWCIPYLTDTRRHFRNLLLNERNHSVKGIIWKYADREIDWHLDFFLLDKHTSITVETMLALVDTVLFKTYLLYYPAMVGPLIRVDNMCDITIVVEDLKKRDMLKELTEFFFQRKMHKEALEFLAQAISQNTDLEKDQKCPQEKDEENLTELLLIDYLKHIPKDFMDELFYYTKWLCDNESNTKRNAILTSIFFQFNSVSLERDHVATYQFIDGYDHELGNKYLELILNELDYKDIQLQNILIQNYLDRLDDAAIRNKLKLLLEVHSTDEPNTILKLLENKLSEDVSLSEDNRIFLKWLQTYPLAKLGKHERALDILYDELDDYTKCSTYTELVFRKNENEGRAALMYFFKKIIGSRASDDQENDKLVVFLKKFVTRLDIVDIFKELPKSMPLKDLKEYLSQSMKSHALMTNSLRMDKNVLQVELVNVTHSLDNNRSKFIQINENYKCHICGKAFSTFTTDEALWFTMRNGRDYVVHYFCGKTIQEKLRSSLNKRSKLASRTVLDIRANSLPDVA from the coding sequence ATGTTGCGAAGTACCTTAGTCTGTAAAGTAAACTCTCCTGGGATAACAGCACTGCTGCAAATCACAGAATCCGACAGATTGATCGTTGCCAAGTCCAGTGGTGCTGTGGAAGTATATTCGACGGACAAAAGTACGCATAGCTTCAAATTATTTCAGACATACCCTAAGCTGCTAAACTCTCTACCCGCCAATGAGTCTATCATTCTTGATTTTCTTTATTCGAAGGAGTTAGCTACAATTTTTGGGATATGCAAGAACGATCTAGTCCTACTTAACAGTGCCAATCTACACCTGTACGATCGAATTATTGACAAACGTGGTATCGGCGAAAGTTGGATACGAGAGTTAAAGCTTACTGGCAAATCAGATGAGACTTTCACTTTTCTGGTTTATACAACTAAAAATGCATCGCCCTCCAAATTACGATTGTTGATCTGGGAGGGCAGGACGTACACTAAGATGCTTGAGGTTTCCTTACCCACCAGCTCTGCTAGCAAAAATGAAATAATCAAGTCCATAAATGTGACAAATGCTGGGGATATTCTTATAGCAACATCGGCCGCCATATATCTGTGGGAATTCAACTCCGTCGTTGTACTCAAATTGGACCAAATATATCAAAGGAAATACCCCAGTGACATGATGACCGCCGCGCATGACCTACAGTTTGAATGTGACGAACTAAATATACCAAAGAGCAGAGATGATAAATCGATACGACATGATAGCAGTTCTGTGAAGACTAATTCCAGCAATAAGAGTAAATTTAAAATTGCATCACTTTGGAGATCAAGATCTTCAAACTTTCTTTCTGGTAGTAGTGCTGATTTTAGGTATTCATTTCGAGACGAAAGAACAAACGATATATACGTAGTTGATGGACGTACAAAGAAGTTGTACGCTCTTCAGTTACAAATGAAAGAGGATAGAGAATTGATATACTTGATGGCATCTGACCATAAACAGTTTTTCGAATGGAACTCCATGTTTTCCTCGATACATTATCTGTCATCAGATATACTGTTATTACACAATACAAGGACGATGAGGTTTGTTGACTATGAAAATGGGTTCACTTTTCTGGaaaaagattttgaagaaggcaTCAATCAAGTAAGACATATGACAGGAGCATATTTTATTGTATGGACGAAGAATGATCAGATTCAACTGTATCATTATCAAGTAGACGACATGGAGGATAAGAGCGCGCTGAGCAATGACGAGATATCTATCTGTGGTACCAACCACGACTCGTATTTCTATCAGCTTTGGAGAAGTGTACTTTTTTACAGATATTTTCTGACCTCAAAGGACTCATCAGAATTATGCGCATCAGAACATCCACAAGAGTCTCTAGATGTGTGCGCTATGAAATTAAGGGACTTGACCGTTGTTTGGTGTCTACAGATATTTGATAACTTGAAAACAAATATGAATCGCCTACGATCACAAGACCATAAAGAGCCTAATGATAAGGTTATCGATATGGTTAAACATGCAGAGAATGTCATTATACGTGACATATTTGGTTTTTTCATAGAGTTTTGGGCACCTCCACAATTGgtgattttgaaaactttcCCCACTGCCATTTCGTATCTCGTGGAAGCCTTGACCGGGCAAGAACACAAATGTATTTCgaacgaggaggaaacaATTAATGAGGGTTATTCAATACCAGCACatttgataaaaaaatgGTGCATACCGTATCTCACAGATACCAGAAGACATTTCAGGAACTTATTACTCAACGAGAGAAATCATTCGGTAAAAGGAATAATCTGGAAATATGCTGATAGAGAAATTGATTGGCATCTTGACTTTTTTTTACTGGACAAACATACGTCAATTACTGTCGAGACCATGCTGGCTCTAGTCGACACTGTCCTATTCAAAACGTATCTCTTGTACTATCCGGCCATGGTGGGTCCGCTAATTCGAGTGGACAACATGTGTGACATTACGATAGTAGttgaagatttgaagaagagagacaTGCTTAAGGAGTTGACggaatttttttttcaaagaaaaatgcaTAAAGAAGCCCTGGAGTTTTTGGCCCAAGCGATCAGTCAGAACACCGATTTAGAGAAGGACCAAAAATGCCCACAGGAGAAAGATGAGGAGAATTTGACTGAACTGTTACTTATCGACTACTTGAAGCATATACCCAAAGATTTTATGGATGAGTTATTCTATTACACGAAGTGGTTATGTGATAACGAGAGCAACACGAAACGAAACGCGATACTAacttctatttttttccagttcaactCAGTTTCTTTGGAACGTGACCATGTTGCTACCTACCAGTTTATCGATGGTTATGACCACGAACTTGGCAACAAGTATCTGGAGCTAATTCTAAATGAACTAGACTATAAAGACATTCAACTGCAAAATATTCTCATTCAAAACTATCTAGATCGATTGGATGACGCGGCTATACGAAACAAGCTCAAACTCTTATTAGAGGTGCATTCCACAGATGAACCAAACACGATACTCAAGTTGTTGGAAAATAAATTATCGGAAGATGTTAGCCTTTCAGAAGATAATCGCATTTTTTTAAAATGGTTACAGACGTATCCTCTTGCCAAATTAGGAAAACATGAGCGTGCCCTTGATATTTTGTACGATGAACTTGACGATTATACGAAATGTTCCACTTATACTGAACTGGTGTTCCGCAAAAATGAGAATGAAGGGCGAGCTGCTTTGATGTactttttcaagaaaatcaTTGGTAGTCGTGCTTCAGACGATCAAGAAAACGATAAATTGGTTGTTTTTTTAAAGAAGTTTGTGACCAGATTGGACATCGTTGATATCTTTAAAGAGTTACCAAAATCGATGCCATTGAAAGATTTAAAGGAATATTTATCTCAGTCGATGAAAAGCCATGCACTGATGACCAACTCATTAAGAATGGACAAAAATGTTTTACAAGTTGAGCTAGTCAATGTAACGCACTCTTTGGACAACAACCGCTCAAAGTTCATACAGATAAACGAAAATTACAAGTGTCATATCTGTGGTAAAGCGTTTTCTACTTTTACGACAGATGAGGCACTATGGTTTACGATGAGAAATGGGAGAGATTACGTGGTCCATTATTTCTGTGGGAAAACCATACAGGAGAAGTTACGTAGTAGCTTAAATAAGAGGAGCAAGTTGGCATCCAGAACAGTTCTGGATATTCGAGCTAATAGCCTTCCTGATGTAGCGTAG
- the LOT5 gene encoding Lot5p (similar to Saccharomyces cerevisiae LOT5 (YKL183W); ancestral locus Anc_4.281), whose protein sequence is MQANIVSQKMSCQIANIKPNVENVIPYTVFKRTQPRTLQSPLHLADLSDQSILYGGGRDFILTLLNGQDGHSLECVELFILNSCIILWFNVLGHGLEVPYTSVMFHAVATHNGTAEEGHSIELVLTLERDTVLDQFFPVPPSELQAAAVAVSSNPGNISTVGIVLYPKYSMYERHYNSEIETLFTFMDFGMNRGDDLVKNCHNALAVGMDLHWDAFRDDDGIDKESVADEPAAAFSGISDFIQNTRFQNTGFADDLDTDADLSGFVNRDKTQASMTLRFQLENRISGRKNQRNL, encoded by the coding sequence ATGCAGGCGAACATAGTATCGCAGAAGATGTCATGTCAGATCGCAAACATCAAGCCGAACGTGGAAAACGTCATACCGTATACAGTGTTCAAGAGAACACAACCGCGGACGCTACAGTCTCCCCTCCACCTGGCTGATCTGAGTGACCAGTCGATCCTGTACGGTGGTGGGCGGGACTTTATACTGACGCTGCTTAACGGGCAGGATGGGCATTCCCTTGAGTGCGTCGAGTTGTTcatcttgaacagttgcaTTATCCTGTGGTTCAACGTTCTGGGCCACGGGCTGGAGGTCCCCTACACGAGTGTAATGTTCCATGCCGTAGCAACACACAATGGGACTGCAGAGGAAGGCCATTCCATAGAGCTTGTTCTGACGCTGGAGAGGGACACCGTGCTGGACCAGTTTTTCCCAGTACCGCCCAGTGAACTACAGGCAGCAGCGGTAGCGGTATCGAGTAACCCTGGCAACATTAGTACTGTCGGGATAGTTCTCTACCCAAAGTATTCAATGTACGAAAGACACTACAACTCGGAGATTGAAACGTTGTTCACCTTTATGGATTTTGGGATGAACAGAGGTGACGATCTCGTAAAGAACTGTCACAACGCACTTGCTGTCGGGATGGACCTCCACTGGGATGCGTTCCGCGATGACGACGGCATCGACAAAGAATCTGTGGCAGACGAGCCCGCGGCTGCATTTTCCGGAATATCAGACTTCATTCAGAATACGAGGTTTCAGAATACAGGGTTTGCAGACGATCTGGATACCGATGCAGATCTAAGCGGGTTTGtcaacagagacaagaCTCAAGCCAGCATGACTCTCCGTTTCCAACTGGAGAACAGAATTAGTGGGCGAAAGAACCAGAGAAACCTTTAG
- the SPE1 gene encoding ornithine decarboxylase SPE1 (similar to Saccharomyces cerevisiae SPE1 (YKL184W); ancestral locus Anc_4.282) — MSLSVEKKLSAASSVTLVDESPSNDKGEMCGSKYEIDDSCLRAYLDRVRSTTGVVASPHHEPDHAGIFRALEKRIISINEETCSPGEENSFFVCDLNELVTLYKNWRKELPRVTPHYAVKCNPNPKLLYYLAQMGVNFDCASKMEIAQILALGIHPDRIVYANPCKMSSYIRFAEKQGVLYTTFDNVEELHKIKKFHPSARLLLRITTDDSTAQCQLSTKYGAALSSVPELLQTCQDLQLNLVGVSFHVGSGASDFSSLYYAIRDARWVFDLAESSFTLPALTLLDVGGGFQLHSFKESSQVLRDGLEKFFPEGCGVRIIAEPGRYFAESTLTLATHVIAKRKVNDDEAMLYINDGVYGNLNCILFDHQNPTPRVLHHSDKFHYFDFDSSAPPHAVSKNHRYKVSIWGPTCDGLDCITKECYLNKDLVVGDWFYFPHLGAYTSSAATPFNGFDQIADTIYINEEEAQANIASL, encoded by the coding sequence ATGTCACTgtctgttgaaaaaaaactgtcTGCCGCGTCGTCGGTGACTCTGGTCGATGAATCCCCGTCCAATGACAAAGGTGAGATGTGCGGGTCCAAGTACGAAATTGATGATTCATGTCTGCGGGCGTACCTGGACCGTGTGAGGAGTACCACTGGTGTTGTTGCGTCGCCGCACCACGAGCCAGACCATGCTGGTATTTTCAGAGCTTTGGAGAAACGGATCATTTCCATCAACGAGGAAACGTGCTCCCCTGGGGAGGAGAACTCCTTCTTCGTGTGTGACCTGAACGAGCTGGTCACTCTATACAAAAACTGGCGCAAGGAGCTGCCCAGAGTGACGCCACATTACGCGGTTAAGTGCAACCCAAACCCGAAGCTACTGTACTACCTTGCGCAAATGGGCGTAAACTTCGATTGTGCGTCGAAGATGGAGATTGCACAGATCTTGGCACTTGGAATCCATCCAGATAGGATCGTGTACGCTAACCCGTGCAAAATGTCCTCGTACATCCGTTTCGCAGAGAAGCAGGGAGTTCTATACACCACTTTCGACAACGTCGAAGAGTTAcacaagatcaagaaattCCACCCAAGTGCAagactgctgctgcgaATCACGACGGATGACTCGACAGCGCAGTGTCAACTTTCGACCAAATACGGCGCCGCGTTGAGTTCCGTGCCCGAATTGTTGCAGACGTGCCAGGACTTGCAACTAAACCTCGTTGGGGTCAGCTTCCACGTCGGATCCGGCGCAAGCGACTTCAGCTCGCTCTACTACGCGATACGTGACGCCAGGTGGGTGTTCGACTTGGCCGAGAGCTCGTTCACTTTGCCCGCACTGACGCTTCTGGACGTGGGTGGCGGCTTCCAGCTGcactctttcaaagaatcgAGCCAGGTGCTGCGGGACGGCCTTGAGAAGTTCTTCCCGGAGGGATGCGGGGTTCGCATCATCGCAGAACCCGGTAGATACTTTGCCGAGTCCACGCTGACGCTTGCGACGCACGTCATAGCAAAGCGTAAAGtgaacgacgacgaggcGATGCTGTACATAAACGACGGTGTCTACGGGAACCTGAACTGCATCCTATTCGACCACCAAAACCCGACACCGCGTGTGCTCCACCACAGCGACAAGTTCCATTACTTCGACTTCGACTCCTCGGCGCCACCACACGCCGTTTCCAAGAACCACCGGTACAAAGTGTCCATATGGGGGCCCACTTGCGATGGGCTGGACTGCATTACAAAGGAGTGCTACCTGAACAAAGACCTGGTCGTAGGAGACTGGTTTTACTTCCCACACCTCGGCGCGTACACCTCCTCCGCGGCGACACCGTTCAACGGCTTTGACCAGATAGCAGACACAATCTACATCAATGAAGAGGAGGCACAAGCCAACATCGCGAGTCTCTGA
- the ASH1 gene encoding DNA-binding transcription repressor ASH1 (similar to Saccharomyces cerevisiae ASH1 (YKL185W); ancestral locus Anc_4.283) yields the protein MLTHSPSTRHSYFADNLLLPPLQTGYEGPRGWKLHANSATVSPSLVPMGKFGLGKRKSFTAPPSPTHLLYHPHPIMTPNSPLSSLAPTTATTLNKIDKKRGRERNSVAHVTKLPSLRHLNLLPDPRIQENSYIYPDTSETTPLWRANLVHWCKGENYQDFMKIKDNAEQATHVKVPPSVPSILKPKDQFQQLATSRIGAYNGSTGLRTPVTPPMSPKRQCEDSEVVEPLEGDLREKKFTPFVSEKLVQLVREQIIRGKGKGQSHGDDQMDNISGTSAAQGRSTSHRKTNSFKALQIRHMLNDRDILSPNSKRISKPMSRKSRASTQTTDSTGQMVLKLNSNSFAGITIASLSSSSASSHEFSPASHNAPLQYRSRSPTRSRARSVTPPANRARASSTTATPASASASLSQPSYHRFTLGTPSTSPVRSSLIKTTPKVTTQSMNGNAAMPLKSHSVGSTPRTKKHYTQTGQHHYPATTRVCVSCHSSDSPCWRPSWSIDKHDQLCNSCGLRFKKTHTRCLNNRCRKIPTKGELNIMKARGVTSGVAPDTATTIVGYRCLFCDSMTATEH from the coding sequence ATGCTTACACATTCTCCCAGTACACGGCACAGTTACTTCGCTGACAATCTTCTGCTGCCACCTTTGCAGACGGGGTACGAGGGGCCCCGTGGCTGGAAGCTGCACGCAAATAGCGCCACGGTCTCTCCTAGTCTGGTCCCAATGGGCAAGTTTGGCTTGGGGAAGCGGAAGTCGTTCACGGCACCACCTTCCCCCACACACCTGCTGTATCATCCTCACCCGATAATGACGCCAAACTCCCCCCTGAGCAGCTTGGCCCCAACCACCGCCACCACGCTCAATAAGATAGATAAGAAGAGGGGTCGCGAAAGGAACAGTGTGGCGCACGTAACGAAACTGCCCTCGTTGAGACACTTGAACTTGTTACCGGACCCAAGGATCCAGGAAAATTCGTACATATACCCTGACACCTCGGAGACCACGCCGCTTTGGAGGGCTAACCTCGTCCATTGGTGCAAGGGCGAGAATTACCAGGACTTCATGAAGATAAAAGACAATGCGGAACAGGCCACCCATGTGAAGGTTCCGCCCAGTGTGCCGTCTATTTTGAAACCGAAAGATCAATTCCAACAGCTTGCCACTAGCCGCATTGGCGCTTACAATGGCAGCACGGGGCTGAGGACTCCTGTGACACCGCCAATGTCACCCAAGAGACAGTGCGAGGACTCAGAGGTTGTTGAGCCCTTGGAGGGTGACCtgagagagaagaagtttACCCCCTTCGTCAGTGAAAAGCTGGTCCAGCTGGTCCGGGAACAGATTATCAGGGGCAAGGGCAAGGGCCAGAGCCATGGAGACGATCAAATGGACAATATCTCGGGTACGAGCGCCGCACAGGGGAGGTCCACCTCGCACAGGAAGACAAACAGCTTCAAAGCACTACAGATAAGACACATGCTGAACGATAGGGATATCCTGTCACCGAACTCGAAACGAATCAGTAAACCAATGAGCCGCAAGTCACGCGCATCCACGCAAACGACGGACTCCACGGGTCAAATGGTTCTGAAACTGAACAGCAATTCCTTTGCAGGGATCACGATCGCATCGTTATCGAGTTCAAGTGCGAGTTCGCACGAGTTCTCCCCTGCATCGCACAACGCACCGCTACAGTATCGGTCTCGATCCCCTACACGCAGCAGGGCACGGTCAGTGACGCCACCAGCAAATCGTGCAAGGGCCTCCTCTACTACAGCGACACCTGCATCTGCATCTGCGTCACTGTCGCAGCCAAGTTACCACCGGTTCACTCTGGGGACACCATCGACAAGCCCAGTCCGTTCCTCTCTCATCAAGACCACGCCGAAGGTCACAACGCAGAGCATGAACGGCAACGCAGCGATGCCTCTGAAATCCCATAGCGTCGGGTCCACCCCACGAACAAAGAAGCACTACACGCAGACGGGGCAACATCACTACCCCGCAACTACAAGGGTGTGCGTCTCCTGCCACTCGAGCGACTCGCCCTGCTGGCGTCCCAGCTGGTCCATCGACAAACACGACCAGCTGTGCAACTCGTGCGGACTACGGTTCAAGAAGACGCACACAAGATGCCTGAACAACCGGTGCAGGAAGATCCCGACAAAGGGCGAACTCAACATCATGAAAGCACGAGGCGTCACTAGCGGGGTCGCACCAGACACAGCCACTACGATCGTCGGCTACCGATGCCTCTTCTGCGACTCCATGACAGCAACAGAGCACTGA
- the MTR2 gene encoding Mtr2p (similar to Saccharomyces cerevisiae MTR2 (YKL186C); ancestral locus Anc_4.284), whose protein sequence is MNQQGAITDTFVKKVFAHLDNTDVNKLGDFLSLFQSGSAKIILNSQPFGDPTQFLTLWQQQVVATQHTVQSVDFHLIPGSGMVVCNVTAKVRFDESGRDKAGVDATIRDANGSGATPRRGAGNHTPRTQWGPYFGISLQLVLNESIYRNSFQGCINAFNYSIVYKPSDTLMQV, encoded by the coding sequence ATGAACCAGCAAGGCGCAATCACAGACACTTTTgtgaagaaagtgtttgcGCACCTGGACAACACGGACGTAAACAAGCTTGGTGATTTCTTGTCGCTGTTCCAGAGTGGGTCTGCCAAGATCATACTGAACTCTCAGCCGTTTGGTGACCCGACGCAGTTTCTAACACTGTGGCAGCAACAGGTGGTCGCCACCCAGCACACTGTACAGAGTGTAGACTTCCACCTTATCCCTGGCTCCGGGATGGTCGTTTGCAACGTCACTGCGAAAGTGCGGTTCGACGAGAGTGGGAGGGACAAAGCGGGAGTGGACGCCACGATAAGAGACGCAAACGGTAGCGGTGCAACGCCACGCCGCGGTGCGGGGAACCACACCCCGAGAACCCAGTGGGGGCCCTATTTCGGCATTTCGCTGCAACTCGTTCTCAACGAGAGTATATACCGTAACAGTTTCCAAGGTTGCATCAACGCATTCAACTACAGCATCGTTTACAAACCTAGTGACACTCTTATGCAAGTGTGA